A single Pseudanabaenaceae cyanobacterium SKYG29 DNA region contains:
- a CDS encoding RNA polymerase sigma factor SigF: MCEKDKGATTADTVKTRTRELLELYQQNPTLGLRNQIVNLNIGLVRKEASHWASQCQESWEELMQVGCLGLIRAIERFDLSRGYAFSSFALPYIRGEIQHYLRDKSPTIKVPRRWQELYSEAGQHHKRLREELGREPTSQEIAQALQISVEEWQEIKLALQNRSPLSLDTPLTEDEDTTASLGDMLPDNRYRDFQLAQEDVIRLREAMSTLEKKTQQILEFVFVREFTYKEVAEMLGISAVTVSRQVKKGLKLLKELLMTPIDD, from the coding sequence ATTTGTGAGAAGGACAAGGGAGCAACTACAGCAGACACAGTGAAGACCAGAACCAGGGAGCTATTGGAGTTGTATCAGCAAAATCCCACCCTTGGGCTGCGCAATCAAATTGTCAACCTCAATATCGGTTTGGTGCGTAAGGAAGCCAGTCATTGGGCAAGTCAATGTCAAGAGTCCTGGGAAGAGCTGATGCAGGTAGGCTGCCTGGGACTGATCAGAGCGATCGAGCGCTTTGATCTATCCCGTGGGTATGCCTTTAGTTCCTTTGCTCTGCCTTACATTCGCGGGGAAATCCAGCACTATTTACGGGACAAAAGCCCCACTATCAAAGTACCACGGCGCTGGCAGGAACTCTACAGTGAAGCGGGACAGCACCACAAACGCCTGCGGGAAGAATTAGGGCGGGAACCTACTAGCCAAGAAATTGCCCAAGCTCTGCAAATCAGTGTGGAGGAGTGGCAAGAAATTAAGTTAGCTTTGCAAAACCGATCGCCCCTGAGTTTGGACACCCCCCTAACCGAGGATGAGGATACGACAGCTTCTTTGGGGGACATGCTACCTGACAATCGCTATCGGGACTTTCAATTAGCCCAGGAAGATGTGATCCGCCTGCGGGAAGCTATGAGTACCCTAGAGAAAAAGACGCAACAGATTTTGGAATTTGTATTTGTGCGGGAATTCACCTATAAAGAGGTGGCAGAAATGCTGGGTATCAGTGCTGTAACGGTCTCCCGCCAGGTAAAAAAGGGCCTGAAGCTGCTCAAAGAACTACTCATGACCCCCATCGATGACTAA
- a CDS encoding zinc ABC transporter substrate-binding protein, protein MRKLVTALGLLALLGFPGWGQSQRPKVVATFLPMYWFTKGVVGDRADVEVLVPPGMSAHEYQATPANARTLAQANVVVMNGLGLEEFMTGLLKNVGKRNLRVIDASKGIQPLKEEGHKHNHGHDHKHGHGHSHSAGNPHVWLDPVLAIQQVNNIRDGLVAADPPNAPVYKTNAANFIKQLQNLDQEFRNRLAPVRGCKFIAFHDAFPYLAKRYGLQQMAVVELPEDVLKPQDIQRVKSAAQKFPVKALLSEPGVDDKRLQQIAQELKLPVRTLDPLERGELQSDYYFRVMRQNLATLEAVCK, encoded by the coding sequence ATGCGTAAGTTAGTTACTGCCCTGGGATTGTTGGCGTTACTGGGTTTTCCTGGTTGGGGACAGAGTCAGAGACCGAAGGTGGTAGCCACGTTTCTGCCCATGTACTGGTTTACTAAGGGGGTAGTGGGGGACAGAGCGGATGTAGAGGTGCTGGTGCCCCCTGGCATGAGTGCCCATGAGTATCAAGCAACACCTGCCAATGCCCGTACCCTTGCCCAGGCAAACGTAGTGGTGATGAACGGTCTAGGCTTAGAGGAATTTATGACGGGCTTGCTGAAAAATGTGGGTAAGCGCAATCTACGGGTAATTGATGCTAGCAAAGGTATCCAGCCCCTCAAGGAAGAGGGACATAAACACAATCATGGTCACGACCACAAGCATGGACACGGTCATAGCCACAGTGCAGGTAATCCCCATGTCTGGTTAGATCCCGTTCTAGCTATCCAGCAAGTGAATAATATCCGAGATGGTTTAGTGGCGGCTGACCCCCCCAATGCCCCAGTCTACAAAACTAATGCGGCTAATTTCATCAAGCAGCTACAGAACCTAGACCAAGAATTCCGCAACAGGTTAGCGCCTGTGAGGGGCTGCAAGTTTATTGCCTTCCATGATGCCTTCCCCTACCTAGCCAAGCGCTACGGTCTGCAGCAAATGGCGGTGGTGGAATTGCCGGAAGATGTCCTCAAACCCCAAGACATCCAACGGGTGAAAAGTGCTGCCCAAAAATTCCCAGTTAAAGCGCTCCTCTCAGAGCCAGGGGTTGATGATAAGAGATTGCAACAAATTGCCCAGGAACTCAAATTGCCTGTGAGAACTCTTGACCCTCTAGAACGGGGAGAACTCCAGTCTGACTACTACTTTAGGGTGATGCGCCAGAACTTGGCAACCTTGGAGGCGGTGTGTAAGTAG